A single region of the Raphanus sativus cultivar WK10039 chromosome 1, ASM80110v3, whole genome shotgun sequence genome encodes:
- the LOC108856287 gene encoding exopolygalacturonase-like gives MACLASAFKALCLSLLFIAAVASRPTNRPKVFNVRRYGAKADGKTDNAKAFTNIWKSACTRKGGDSKIYVPKGTFHLGGVEFVGPCANQIEFVIDGTLLAPANPRNIKNDTWINFRYINNLIISGAGTLDGQGKESWPLNDCHKNPNCPKLAMTMGFAFVNNSRINGITSLNSKMGHFNFFSVHHFNITDVTITAPGDSPNTDGLKFGFCSNINISNTHIGTGDDCIAILSGTTNMDISNVNCGPGHGISVGSLGKNKEEKDVNGLTVRDIVFNGTSDGIRIKTWESSASKILVSNFVYENIQMINVGNPIIIDQKYCPHPPCEKKGESHVQIQDLKLKNIYGTSTNKLAVNLKCSKSFPCKNVELSDINIEHKGVKGGPSTAVCENIDGSARGKMVPQQCLN, from the exons ATGGCTTGCCTTGCTTCTGCGTTTAAGGCTTTGTGTTTGTCTCTCTTGTTCATAGCTGCCGTTGCAAGTCGTCCGACCAACAGGCCAAAGGTTTTTAACGTTCGACGCTATGGTGCCAAAGCTGACGGAAAAACTGATAACGCCAAG GCGTTCACAAACATATGGAAAAGCGCATGCACAAGGAAAGGTGGTGATAGTAAAATCTACGTACCGAAAGGAACATTTCATCTCGGTGGTGTAGAGTTTGTAGGGCCATGCGCAAATCAGATTGAATTTGTTATCGATGGAACTTTATTGGCTCCTGCAAACCCTAGGAACATTAAGAATGACACATGGATCAACTTCAGGTACATTAACAATCTTATTATCTCCGGTGCCGGTACACTCGACGGCCAAGGGAAAGAGTCTTGGCCACTAAATGACTGCCACAAAAACCCCAATTGTCCTAAGCTAGCTATG ACCATGGGATTTGCATTCGTGAACAACTCAAGAATCAATGGGATAACATCACTCAACAGCAAAATGGGACACTTCAACTTCTTCTCCGTCCATCACTTCAACATCACTGACGTCACTATAACAGCTCCCGGCGATAGCCCCAACACCGACGGGTTAAAGTTCGGGTTCTGTAGCAACATTAACATCTCCAACACACACATTGGTACCGGAGACGACTGTATCGCCATCCTTTCCGGAACCACCAACATGGATATCTCTAATGTCAACTGTGGTCCCGGACATGGGATCAGTGTCGGAAGCTTAGggaaaaacaaagaagagaaggaCGTTAATGGCTTAACCGTAAGAGACATAGTATTTAACGGCACAAGCGATGGTATTCGAATCAAGACTTGGGAATCTTCAGCTTCGAAGATCTTGGTTTCTAACTTTGTGTACGAGAATATTCAAATGATTAACGTTGGAAACCCTATCATTATCGACCAGAAGTATTGTCCTCACCCACCCTGTGAAAAGAAG GGAGAGTCACACGTTCAAATCCAGGACCTTAAGTTAAAGAACATATATGGAACATCGACAAACAAATTGGCTGTAAATCTTAAATGTAGCAAGAGCTTTCCATGCAAGAATGTTGAGCTAAGTGACATTAACATAGAGCATAAGGGAGTCAAGGGTGGTCCTTCCACTGCCGTATGTGAGAATATTGACGGTTCCGCACGCGGAAAGATGGTTCCTCAGCAATGTCTGAACTGA
- the LOC108844881 gene encoding serine/threonine protein phosphatase 2A 55 kDa regulatory subunit B alpha isoform-like isoform X2: MNGGDDEDVVVVAASSGDQSPPLQWRFSQVFGERSAGEEVQPVDMISAIEFDHSGDHLATGDRGGRVVLFERSDAKHSSGGRRDLEETDYSVRHPEFCYKTEFQSHDPAFDYLKSLEIEEKINKIRWCQTANGALFLLSTNDKTIKYWKVQDKKIKKICDINADPSGAVGNGIVANGVPEALRLPVVVTSHESSPVAKCRRVYPHAHDYHINSISINSDGETFISADDLRINLWNLEISNQSFNIVDVKPEKMEDLSEVITAAEFHPTHCNMLAYSSSKGSIRLIDLRQSALCDSHSKLFEEPDAAGSKSFFTEIIASVSDIKFAKEGRYLLSRDYMTLKLWDINMDSGPVSTFQVHEYLKPKLCDLYENDSIFDKFECCISGNGLRAATGSYSNLFRVFGVSPGSTETATLEASRNPMRRHVPVPSRPSKLGSILGRGGSESTAGVDGNSSNALDYTTKLLHLAWHPNENLIACAAGNSLYMYCA, translated from the exons ATGAACGGTGGTGATGATGAGGATGTCGTCGTCGTGGCAGCTTCTTCGGGAGACCAATCTCCGCCTCTGCAATGGAGATTCTCTCAGGTCTTCGGCGAACGAAGCGCCGGTGAAGAAGTTCAACCAG TTGATATGATATCAGCAATCGAGTTTGATCATTCCGGTGACCATCTCGCTACTGGGGACCGTGGAGGAAGGGTTGTTCTTTTCGAGAGAAGTGATGCCAAACAT AGCAGTGGAGGTAGAAGGGATCTTGAAGAGACAGATTATTCAGTGAGGCATCCGGAGTTTTGTTATAAAACTGAGTTTCAGAGTCATGACCCTGCG TTTGATTATCTCAAGAGTTTGGAGATAGAGGAGAAGATCAACAAAATTAGATGGTGTCAAACAGCTAATGGCGCTCTCTTTCTCCTATCGACCAACGACAAAACCATCAAGTACTGGAAG GTTCAAGacaagaagatcaagaaaataTGTGATATAAATGCAGATCCTTCAGGAGCTGTGGGAAATGGAATTGTGGCAAACGGAGTACCTGAAGCGCTGCGGTTGCCAGTGGTA GTAACTAGCCATGAGTCGAGCCCTGTGGCTAAATGTAGAAGAGTCTATCCTCATGCTCATGATTATCACATCAATTCGATCTCAATTAACAG TGATGGCGAGACATTTATTTCTGCTGATGATTTGCGTATCAATCTTTGGAATCTGGAGATTAGCAATCAAAGTTTCAACATTGTTGATGTCAAGCCTGAGAAAATGGAAGATCTATCTG AGGTTATCACAGCAGCAGAGTTTCATCCTACTCATTGCAATATGCTAGCTTACAGCAGTTCCAAAGGCTCGATTCGCCTGATTGATCTGCGCCAATCAGCTTTATGCGATTCACATTCCAAATT GTTTGAGGAACCAGATGCAGCTGGTTCTAAGTCTTTCTTCACTGAGATTATTGCTTCAGTGTCAGACATCAAATTTGCAAAAGAAGGAAGATACTTACTTAGCCGTGACTACATGACACTTAAG TTATGGGACATCAACATGGATTCAGGTCCGGTATCAACTTTCCAAGTTCATGAATATCTGAAACCAAAG CTCTGTGATTTATATGAAAATGATTCCATCTTTGACAAGTTCGAGTGTTGCATAAGTGGCAATGGATTGCGAGCAGCTACAGGTTCTTACAG CAATCTGTTCCGTGTGTTTGGTGTTTCCCCTGGAAGTACTGAGACTGCAACGTTGGAAGCAAGCAGAAACCCGATGAG GAGACATGTCCCAGTTCCCTCAAGGCCATCCAAACTAGGCAGTATACTAGGTAGAG GAGGATCAGAGAGTACTGCTGGAGTCGATGGGAATAGCAGCAATGCTCTTGACTACACAACGAAGTTGCTGCATCTTGCTTGGCATCCAAATGAGAACTTAATTGCTTGCGCTGCTGGAAATAGCTTGTACATGTACTGTGCTTAA
- the LOC108844881 gene encoding serine/threonine protein phosphatase 2A 55 kDa regulatory subunit B alpha isoform-like isoform X1, giving the protein MNGGDDEDVVVVAASSGDQSPPLQWRFSQVFGERSAGEEVQPVDMISAIEFDHSGDHLATGDRGGRVVLFERSDAKHSSGGRRDLEETDYSVRHPEFCYKTEFQSHDPAFDYLKSLEIEEKINKIRWCQTANGALFLLSTNDKTIKYWKVQDKKIKKICDINADPSGAVGNGIVANGVPEALRLPVVVTSHESSPVAKCRRVYPHAHDYHINSISINSDGETFISADDLRINLWNLEISNQSFNIVDVKPEKMEDLSEVITAAEFHPTHCNMLAYSSSKGSIRLIDLRQSALCDSHSKLFEEPDAAGSKSFFTEIIASVSDIKFAKEGRYLLSRDYMTLKLWDINMDSGPVSTFQVHEYLKPKLCDLYENDSIFDKFECCISGNGLRAATGSYSNLFRVFGVSPGSTETATLEASRNPMRRHVPVPSRPSKLGSILGRAGGSESTAGVDGNSSNALDYTTKLLHLAWHPNENLIACAAGNSLYMYCA; this is encoded by the exons ATGAACGGTGGTGATGATGAGGATGTCGTCGTCGTGGCAGCTTCTTCGGGAGACCAATCTCCGCCTCTGCAATGGAGATTCTCTCAGGTCTTCGGCGAACGAAGCGCCGGTGAAGAAGTTCAACCAG TTGATATGATATCAGCAATCGAGTTTGATCATTCCGGTGACCATCTCGCTACTGGGGACCGTGGAGGAAGGGTTGTTCTTTTCGAGAGAAGTGATGCCAAACAT AGCAGTGGAGGTAGAAGGGATCTTGAAGAGACAGATTATTCAGTGAGGCATCCGGAGTTTTGTTATAAAACTGAGTTTCAGAGTCATGACCCTGCG TTTGATTATCTCAAGAGTTTGGAGATAGAGGAGAAGATCAACAAAATTAGATGGTGTCAAACAGCTAATGGCGCTCTCTTTCTCCTATCGACCAACGACAAAACCATCAAGTACTGGAAG GTTCAAGacaagaagatcaagaaaataTGTGATATAAATGCAGATCCTTCAGGAGCTGTGGGAAATGGAATTGTGGCAAACGGAGTACCTGAAGCGCTGCGGTTGCCAGTGGTA GTAACTAGCCATGAGTCGAGCCCTGTGGCTAAATGTAGAAGAGTCTATCCTCATGCTCATGATTATCACATCAATTCGATCTCAATTAACAG TGATGGCGAGACATTTATTTCTGCTGATGATTTGCGTATCAATCTTTGGAATCTGGAGATTAGCAATCAAAGTTTCAACATTGTTGATGTCAAGCCTGAGAAAATGGAAGATCTATCTG AGGTTATCACAGCAGCAGAGTTTCATCCTACTCATTGCAATATGCTAGCTTACAGCAGTTCCAAAGGCTCGATTCGCCTGATTGATCTGCGCCAATCAGCTTTATGCGATTCACATTCCAAATT GTTTGAGGAACCAGATGCAGCTGGTTCTAAGTCTTTCTTCACTGAGATTATTGCTTCAGTGTCAGACATCAAATTTGCAAAAGAAGGAAGATACTTACTTAGCCGTGACTACATGACACTTAAG TTATGGGACATCAACATGGATTCAGGTCCGGTATCAACTTTCCAAGTTCATGAATATCTGAAACCAAAG CTCTGTGATTTATATGAAAATGATTCCATCTTTGACAAGTTCGAGTGTTGCATAAGTGGCAATGGATTGCGAGCAGCTACAGGTTCTTACAG CAATCTGTTCCGTGTGTTTGGTGTTTCCCCTGGAAGTACTGAGACTGCAACGTTGGAAGCAAGCAGAAACCCGATGAG GAGACATGTCCCAGTTCCCTCAAGGCCATCCAAACTAGGCAGTATACTAGGTAGAG CAGGAGGATCAGAGAGTACTGCTGGAGTCGATGGGAATAGCAGCAATGCTCTTGACTACACAACGAAGTTGCTGCATCTTGCTTGGCATCCAAATGAGAACTTAATTGCTTGCGCTGCTGGAAATAGCTTGTACATGTACTGTGCTTAA
- the LOC108844881 gene encoding serine/threonine protein phosphatase 2A 55 kDa regulatory subunit B alpha isoform-like isoform X3, with the protein MNGGDDEDVVVVAASSGDQSPPLQWRFSQVFGERSAGEEVQPVDMISAIEFDHSGDHLATGDRGGRVVLFERSDAKHSSGGRRDLEETDYSVRHPEFCYKTEFQSHDPAFDYLKSLEIEEKINKIRWCQTANGALFLLSTNDKTIKYWKVQDKKIKKICDINADPSGAVGNGIVANGVPEALRLPVVTSHESSPVAKCRRVYPHAHDYHINSISINSDGETFISADDLRINLWNLEISNQSFNIVDVKPEKMEDLSEVITAAEFHPTHCNMLAYSSSKGSIRLIDLRQSALCDSHSKLFEEPDAAGSKSFFTEIIASVSDIKFAKEGRYLLSRDYMTLKLWDINMDSGPVSTFQVHEYLKPKLCDLYENDSIFDKFECCISGNGLRAATGSYSNLFRVFGVSPGSTETATLEASRNPMRRHVPVPSRPSKLGSILGRAGGSESTAGVDGNSSNALDYTTKLLHLAWHPNENLIACAAGNSLYMYCA; encoded by the exons ATGAACGGTGGTGATGATGAGGATGTCGTCGTCGTGGCAGCTTCTTCGGGAGACCAATCTCCGCCTCTGCAATGGAGATTCTCTCAGGTCTTCGGCGAACGAAGCGCCGGTGAAGAAGTTCAACCAG TTGATATGATATCAGCAATCGAGTTTGATCATTCCGGTGACCATCTCGCTACTGGGGACCGTGGAGGAAGGGTTGTTCTTTTCGAGAGAAGTGATGCCAAACAT AGCAGTGGAGGTAGAAGGGATCTTGAAGAGACAGATTATTCAGTGAGGCATCCGGAGTTTTGTTATAAAACTGAGTTTCAGAGTCATGACCCTGCG TTTGATTATCTCAAGAGTTTGGAGATAGAGGAGAAGATCAACAAAATTAGATGGTGTCAAACAGCTAATGGCGCTCTCTTTCTCCTATCGACCAACGACAAAACCATCAAGTACTGGAAG GTTCAAGacaagaagatcaagaaaataTGTGATATAAATGCAGATCCTTCAGGAGCTGTGGGAAATGGAATTGTGGCAAACGGAGTACCTGAAGCGCTGCGGTTGCCAGTG GTAACTAGCCATGAGTCGAGCCCTGTGGCTAAATGTAGAAGAGTCTATCCTCATGCTCATGATTATCACATCAATTCGATCTCAATTAACAG TGATGGCGAGACATTTATTTCTGCTGATGATTTGCGTATCAATCTTTGGAATCTGGAGATTAGCAATCAAAGTTTCAACATTGTTGATGTCAAGCCTGAGAAAATGGAAGATCTATCTG AGGTTATCACAGCAGCAGAGTTTCATCCTACTCATTGCAATATGCTAGCTTACAGCAGTTCCAAAGGCTCGATTCGCCTGATTGATCTGCGCCAATCAGCTTTATGCGATTCACATTCCAAATT GTTTGAGGAACCAGATGCAGCTGGTTCTAAGTCTTTCTTCACTGAGATTATTGCTTCAGTGTCAGACATCAAATTTGCAAAAGAAGGAAGATACTTACTTAGCCGTGACTACATGACACTTAAG TTATGGGACATCAACATGGATTCAGGTCCGGTATCAACTTTCCAAGTTCATGAATATCTGAAACCAAAG CTCTGTGATTTATATGAAAATGATTCCATCTTTGACAAGTTCGAGTGTTGCATAAGTGGCAATGGATTGCGAGCAGCTACAGGTTCTTACAG CAATCTGTTCCGTGTGTTTGGTGTTTCCCCTGGAAGTACTGAGACTGCAACGTTGGAAGCAAGCAGAAACCCGATGAG GAGACATGTCCCAGTTCCCTCAAGGCCATCCAAACTAGGCAGTATACTAGGTAGAG CAGGAGGATCAGAGAGTACTGCTGGAGTCGATGGGAATAGCAGCAATGCTCTTGACTACACAACGAAGTTGCTGCATCTTGCTTGGCATCCAAATGAGAACTTAATTGCTTGCGCTGCTGGAAATAGCTTGTACATGTACTGTGCTTAA
- the LOC108844881 gene encoding serine/threonine protein phosphatase 2A 55 kDa regulatory subunit B alpha isoform-like isoform X4 gives MNGGDDEDVVVVAASSGDQSPPLQWRFSQVFGERSAGEEVQPVDMISAIEFDHSGDHLATGDRGGRVVLFERSDAKHSSGGRRDLEETDYSVRHPEFCYKTEFQSHDPAFDYLKSLEIEEKINKIRWCQTANGALFLLSTNDKTIKYWKVQDKKIKKICDINADPSGAVGNGIVANGVPEALRLPVVVTSHESSPVAKCRRVYPHAHDYHINSISINSDGETFISADDLRINLWNLEISNQSFNIVDVKPEKMEDLSEVITAAEFHPTHCNMLAYSSSKGSIRLIDLRQSALCDSHSKLFEEPDAAGSKSFFTEIIASVSDIKFAKEGRYLLSRDYMTLKLWDINMDSGPVSTFQVHEYLKPKLCDLYENDSIFDKFECCISGNGLRAATGSYSNLFRVFGVSPGSTETATLEASRNPMRRHVPVPSRPSKLGSILAGGSESTAGVDGNSSNALDYTTKLLHLAWHPNENLIACAAGNSLYMYCA, from the exons ATGAACGGTGGTGATGATGAGGATGTCGTCGTCGTGGCAGCTTCTTCGGGAGACCAATCTCCGCCTCTGCAATGGAGATTCTCTCAGGTCTTCGGCGAACGAAGCGCCGGTGAAGAAGTTCAACCAG TTGATATGATATCAGCAATCGAGTTTGATCATTCCGGTGACCATCTCGCTACTGGGGACCGTGGAGGAAGGGTTGTTCTTTTCGAGAGAAGTGATGCCAAACAT AGCAGTGGAGGTAGAAGGGATCTTGAAGAGACAGATTATTCAGTGAGGCATCCGGAGTTTTGTTATAAAACTGAGTTTCAGAGTCATGACCCTGCG TTTGATTATCTCAAGAGTTTGGAGATAGAGGAGAAGATCAACAAAATTAGATGGTGTCAAACAGCTAATGGCGCTCTCTTTCTCCTATCGACCAACGACAAAACCATCAAGTACTGGAAG GTTCAAGacaagaagatcaagaaaataTGTGATATAAATGCAGATCCTTCAGGAGCTGTGGGAAATGGAATTGTGGCAAACGGAGTACCTGAAGCGCTGCGGTTGCCAGTGGTA GTAACTAGCCATGAGTCGAGCCCTGTGGCTAAATGTAGAAGAGTCTATCCTCATGCTCATGATTATCACATCAATTCGATCTCAATTAACAG TGATGGCGAGACATTTATTTCTGCTGATGATTTGCGTATCAATCTTTGGAATCTGGAGATTAGCAATCAAAGTTTCAACATTGTTGATGTCAAGCCTGAGAAAATGGAAGATCTATCTG AGGTTATCACAGCAGCAGAGTTTCATCCTACTCATTGCAATATGCTAGCTTACAGCAGTTCCAAAGGCTCGATTCGCCTGATTGATCTGCGCCAATCAGCTTTATGCGATTCACATTCCAAATT GTTTGAGGAACCAGATGCAGCTGGTTCTAAGTCTTTCTTCACTGAGATTATTGCTTCAGTGTCAGACATCAAATTTGCAAAAGAAGGAAGATACTTACTTAGCCGTGACTACATGACACTTAAG TTATGGGACATCAACATGGATTCAGGTCCGGTATCAACTTTCCAAGTTCATGAATATCTGAAACCAAAG CTCTGTGATTTATATGAAAATGATTCCATCTTTGACAAGTTCGAGTGTTGCATAAGTGGCAATGGATTGCGAGCAGCTACAGGTTCTTACAG CAATCTGTTCCGTGTGTTTGGTGTTTCCCCTGGAAGTACTGAGACTGCAACGTTGGAAGCAAGCAGAAACCCGATGAG GAGACATGTCCCAGTTCCCTCAAGGCCATCCAAACTAGGCAGTATACTAG CAGGAGGATCAGAGAGTACTGCTGGAGTCGATGGGAATAGCAGCAATGCTCTTGACTACACAACGAAGTTGCTGCATCTTGCTTGGCATCCAAATGAGAACTTAATTGCTTGCGCTGCTGGAAATAGCTTGTACATGTACTGTGCTTAA
- the LOC108844881 gene encoding serine/threonine protein phosphatase 2A 55 kDa regulatory subunit B alpha isoform-like isoform X5: protein MNGGDDEDVVVVAASSGDQSPPLQWRFSQVFGERSAGEEVQPVDMISAIEFDHSGDHLATGDRGGRVVLFERSDAKHSSGGRRDLEETDYSVRHPEFCYKTEFQSHDPAFDYLKSLEIEEKINKIRWCQTANGALFLLSTNDKTIKYWKVQDKKIKKICDINADPSGAVGNGIVANGVPEALRLPVVVTSHESSPVAKCRRVYPHAHDYHINSISINSDGETFISADDLRINLWNLEISNQSFNIVDVKPEKMEDLSEVITAAEFHPTHCNMLAYSSSKGSIRLIDLRQSALCDSHSKLFEEPDAAGSKSFFTEIIASVSDIKFAKEGRYLLSRDYMTLKLWDINMDSGPVSTFQVHEYLKPKLCDLYENDSIFDKFECCISGNGLRAATGSYSNLFRVFGVSPGSTETATLEASRNPMRRHVPVPSRPSKLGSILGGSESTAGVDGNSSNALDYTTKLLHLAWHPNENLIACAAGNSLYMYCA, encoded by the exons ATGAACGGTGGTGATGATGAGGATGTCGTCGTCGTGGCAGCTTCTTCGGGAGACCAATCTCCGCCTCTGCAATGGAGATTCTCTCAGGTCTTCGGCGAACGAAGCGCCGGTGAAGAAGTTCAACCAG TTGATATGATATCAGCAATCGAGTTTGATCATTCCGGTGACCATCTCGCTACTGGGGACCGTGGAGGAAGGGTTGTTCTTTTCGAGAGAAGTGATGCCAAACAT AGCAGTGGAGGTAGAAGGGATCTTGAAGAGACAGATTATTCAGTGAGGCATCCGGAGTTTTGTTATAAAACTGAGTTTCAGAGTCATGACCCTGCG TTTGATTATCTCAAGAGTTTGGAGATAGAGGAGAAGATCAACAAAATTAGATGGTGTCAAACAGCTAATGGCGCTCTCTTTCTCCTATCGACCAACGACAAAACCATCAAGTACTGGAAG GTTCAAGacaagaagatcaagaaaataTGTGATATAAATGCAGATCCTTCAGGAGCTGTGGGAAATGGAATTGTGGCAAACGGAGTACCTGAAGCGCTGCGGTTGCCAGTGGTA GTAACTAGCCATGAGTCGAGCCCTGTGGCTAAATGTAGAAGAGTCTATCCTCATGCTCATGATTATCACATCAATTCGATCTCAATTAACAG TGATGGCGAGACATTTATTTCTGCTGATGATTTGCGTATCAATCTTTGGAATCTGGAGATTAGCAATCAAAGTTTCAACATTGTTGATGTCAAGCCTGAGAAAATGGAAGATCTATCTG AGGTTATCACAGCAGCAGAGTTTCATCCTACTCATTGCAATATGCTAGCTTACAGCAGTTCCAAAGGCTCGATTCGCCTGATTGATCTGCGCCAATCAGCTTTATGCGATTCACATTCCAAATT GTTTGAGGAACCAGATGCAGCTGGTTCTAAGTCTTTCTTCACTGAGATTATTGCTTCAGTGTCAGACATCAAATTTGCAAAAGAAGGAAGATACTTACTTAGCCGTGACTACATGACACTTAAG TTATGGGACATCAACATGGATTCAGGTCCGGTATCAACTTTCCAAGTTCATGAATATCTGAAACCAAAG CTCTGTGATTTATATGAAAATGATTCCATCTTTGACAAGTTCGAGTGTTGCATAAGTGGCAATGGATTGCGAGCAGCTACAGGTTCTTACAG CAATCTGTTCCGTGTGTTTGGTGTTTCCCCTGGAAGTACTGAGACTGCAACGTTGGAAGCAAGCAGAAACCCGATGAG GAGACATGTCCCAGTTCCCTCAAGGCCATCCAAACTAGGCAGTATACTAG GAGGATCAGAGAGTACTGCTGGAGTCGATGGGAATAGCAGCAATGCTCTTGACTACACAACGAAGTTGCTGCATCTTGCTTGGCATCCAAATGAGAACTTAATTGCTTGCGCTGCTGGAAATAGCTTGTACATGTACTGTGCTTAA
- the LOC108851326 gene encoding uncharacterized protein LOC108851326, producing the protein MDMNEAESGTVTVTGEEGWSAQQGEAIDEDESDDSVDIDMPRIEETQGRDGCSRPKRKRKEVDPFVQVYVARNAILQEKNRLFEKMVQMMERDQTYRVEHVVKILNELPGVIKWSPFHIAALKHLIADVANRQGFMAFSSADDKICYLEYRTGIKLSGGL; encoded by the coding sequence ATGGATATGAATGAAGCAGAGTCTGGTACTGTTACTGTAACCGGAGAAGAAGGATGGAGCGCACAACAAGGAGAAGCTATAGATGAAGATGAATCTGATGATTCAGTTGACATTGATATGCCAAGGATAGAAGAAACACAAGGCAGGGATGGATGTTCGAGACCAAAAAGAAAGCGTAAGGAAGTTGATCCATTTGTACAGGTTTATGTTGCACGCAATGCAATTCTTCAAGAAAAGAATAGGCTATTTGAAAAGATGGTCCAGATGATGGAACGAGATCAAACATACAGAGTAGAGCATGTGGTGAAGATACTTAATGAGCTACCTGGAGTGATAAAGTGGTCACCGTTTCACATTGCTGCACTTAAGCATCTCATAGCTGATGTAGCTAACAGACAGGGGTTTATGGCTTTCTCTAGTGCTGATGATAAGATTTGCTATCTTGAGTATAGGACTGGAATCAAGCTTTCTGGTGGATTGTAG
- the LOC108809924 gene encoding ubiquitin carboxyl-terminal hydrolase 6, whose product MLTVSVKWQKKVFEGIEIDPTLPPYVFKAQLYDLTGVPPERQKIMVKGGLLKDDADWSAIGVKDGQKLMMMGTADEIVKAPEKAIVFAEDLPEEEQATHLGYSAGLVNLGNTCYMNSTVQCLKSVPELKSALSNYALTGRSNDVDQTSHMLTVATRELFGDLDRSVNAVSPTQFWMTLRKKFPQFSQLQNGMHMQQDAEECWTQLLYTLSQSLKAPASSEDSDAVKALFGVNLRSRVHCQESGEESSETESVYSLKCHISHEVNHLHEGLKHGLKGELEKTSPALGRTALYLKESLIDSLPSYLTVQFVRFFWKRETNQKAKILRKVDYPLELDIFDLCSEDLRKKLEAPRQKLRDEEGKKLGLQPKSSSKDSDVKMTDAEASSNESGESSTVTQQEGASSEKGTLHMTGIYDLVSVLTHKGRSADSGHYVAWVKQESGKWIQYDDSHPSLQREEDITKLSGGGDWHMAYIIMYKARLVSM is encoded by the exons ATGCTCACAG TAAGCGTGAAGTGGCAGAAGAAGGTGTTTGAAGGGATCGAGATTGATCCCACTCTGCCTCCCTATGTGTTCAAGGCTCAGCTGTATGATTTGACTGGAGTTCCTCCAGAGAGGCAAAAGATCATGGTCAAAGGTGGCCTCTTGAAG GATGATGCAGATTGGTCCGCCATTGGAGTGAAAGAT GGTCAGAAGCTGATGATGATGGGAACTGCAGATGAGATTGTGAAAGCTCCCGAAAAGGCTATTGTTTTTGCTGAGGATCTACCTGAAGAAGAGCAAGCCACTCATTTG GGTTACAGTGCAGGCCTTGTCAACCTTGGCAACACATGTTACATGAACTCCACGGTCCAGTGCTTAAAATCTGTCCCAGAGTTGAAATCAGCGTTATCCAA CTACGCACTTACTGGACGAAGCAATGATGTCGACCAGACTTCTCACATGCTCACAGTTGCCACACGCGAGCTATTTGGTGATCTTGACAGAAGTGTCAATGCTGTTTCCCCTACGCAGTTCTGGATG ACATTACGAAAAAAGTTCCCTCAGTTTAGTCAGTTGCAGAATGGAATGCACATGCAGCAG GATGCTGAAGAATGTTGGACACAACTGTTGTACACTCTTTCACAGTCCCTAAAAGCACCAGCTTCCAGCGAGGATTCCGATGCAGTGAAAGCTCTCTTTGGTGTCAATCTTCGGAGCAG GGTGCATTGTCAAGAAAGTGGCGAAGAAAGCTCAGAGACGGAATCTGTATATTCGCTGAAATGTCATATATCACACGAGGTGAACCACTTACATGAAGGATTAAAACAT GGTTTGAAAGGAGAACTTGAAAAGACATCTCCTGCTCTTGGCCGTACTGCGCTTTACCTCAAGGAGTCCCTTATAGATTCCTTGCCCAG TTACTTGACCGTTCAGTTTGTGCGGTTCTTCTGGAAAAGGGAGACTAATCAGAAAGCAAAGATTCTCAGG AAAGTGGATTATCCGCTGGAGTTGGATATTTTTGACCTTTGTTCTGAGGATCTCCGAAAGAAACTGGAAGCTCCTCGCCAG AAACTAAGAGATGAGGAAGGTAAAAAGCTTGGTCTGCAACCAAAGAGTAGCTCAAAGGACAGCGATGTGAAAATGACTGATGCAGAG GCGTCTTCAAATGAAAGTGGAGAATCATCAACTGTTACCCAACAGGAAG GTGCTTCATCTGAGAAGGGAACTCTTCACATGACCGGAATCTATGACCTGGTCTCTGTGCTAACCCACAAGGGTAGGAGTGCGGACTCTGGACATTATGTTGCATGGGTCAAGCAAGAGAGTG GCAAATGGATTCAATATGACGATAGCCACCCAAGCCTGCAACGGGAGGAAGACATCACAAAGCTCTCTGGAGGAG GGGATTGGCATATGGCGTACATCATTATGTACAAAGCCCGCTTGGTCTCGATGTGA